The Verrucomicrobium spinosum DSM 4136 = JCM 18804 genome includes a region encoding these proteins:
- the vccD gene encoding Verru_Chthon cassette protein D, translating to MKSLPSSASAPAPVSRKRRGFTLIELLVVMTVMGLLLAMSGAAFQGSLQTQTLGAAARQLAADLDYAALLARKENRPVEILFFKFVPADDPSAADAIRAYQFGVLDGFTDAGAPKYRFLIEPKRMPSGVAFSTETAYTSLMSQTAKTPQAGQLGGVTETYTYYSYQIRPNGTTTLDVKLKHPITLMFDKDMAGNALPADFRTVLVNPVNARTKVY from the coding sequence ATGAAATCACTTCCTTCTTCTGCTTCTGCTCCCGCTCCTGTCTCCAGGAAGCGGCGTGGGTTCACGTTGATCGAACTGCTGGTCGTCATGACCGTGATGGGGCTGCTGCTGGCCATGAGCGGTGCGGCGTTTCAGGGATCTCTGCAGACCCAGACGCTGGGGGCGGCCGCACGGCAGCTCGCGGCGGATCTGGACTATGCGGCGCTGCTGGCCCGCAAGGAGAACCGTCCGGTGGAGATCCTTTTCTTCAAGTTCGTGCCCGCCGATGACCCCTCTGCGGCGGACGCGATCCGGGCCTACCAGTTCGGGGTGCTGGACGGTTTCACGGACGCGGGTGCGCCGAAGTATCGTTTTCTCATCGAACCCAAGCGCATGCCCTCCGGGGTGGCCTTCTCCACGGAGACGGCCTACACCTCCCTGATGAGCCAGACGGCGAAGACGCCGCAGGCCGGGCAGCTGGGCGGCGTGACGGAGACCTACACGTACTACTCCTACCAGATCCGCCCGAACGGCACGACCACGCTGGATGTGAAGCTGAAGCATCCCATCACGCTGATGTTCGACAAGGACATGGCGGGGAATGCGCTGCCGGCGGACTTTCGGACGGTGCTGGTGAATCCGGTGAATGCGCGGACGAAGGTGTATTGA
- a CDS encoding ABC transporter permease — protein MFSLAAHPILRLAMSPQHMWRSIVLGSKSIWLHKLRSMLTALGVVFGVASVVAMLAIGEGASHEAQEQIRKLGSQNIILESVKPSDNQGPAQQTRSMVIEYGLTTRDIDQIRQTIPGVSVVVPSRIISEYLWNESLNVDASIVGALPIYPQMRNRRMLAGRFFSELEQKERLPVCVINQTTAARLFPLASPVGKSIRVRGFYYRVLGIIEDESQRSTGENSGSNNKSSNSNSLAQLIIPFYTLMDQYGDTFFRFRSGSFEAEKVEFHDAIVRVNDVNAVVTRADAIRHLLARNHPNEDYRVTVPIELLRQAERTKRIFSIVLGSIAAISLLVGGIGIMNIMLASVTERTREIGIRRALGARQTDIVLQFLIETVLLAGAGGVIGVILGLGIPIAISHFAGVTTVIKAWAPTLAFSISVITGIAFGIYPAMRAAKMNPVEALRHE, from the coding sequence ATGTTCTCCCTCGCCGCCCATCCCATCCTCAGGCTCGCCATGTCCCCCCAGCACATGTGGCGGTCCATCGTGCTGGGGTCAAAGAGCATCTGGCTCCACAAGCTGCGCTCCATGCTCACCGCCCTCGGCGTCGTCTTCGGCGTCGCCTCCGTGGTCGCCATGCTCGCCATTGGGGAAGGCGCCAGCCACGAGGCCCAGGAGCAGATCCGCAAGCTCGGCTCTCAAAACATCATCCTGGAGAGCGTCAAACCCTCCGACAACCAGGGCCCCGCCCAGCAGACCCGCAGCATGGTCATCGAGTACGGCCTCACCACCCGGGATATCGACCAGATCCGCCAGACCATCCCCGGCGTCTCCGTCGTCGTCCCCAGCCGCATCATCAGCGAGTACCTCTGGAACGAGTCGCTCAATGTCGATGCCAGCATCGTCGGCGCCCTTCCCATCTACCCGCAGATGCGCAACCGCCGCATGCTCGCCGGCCGCTTCTTCTCAGAGCTGGAGCAGAAAGAGCGCCTCCCAGTCTGCGTCATCAACCAGACCACCGCCGCCCGGTTGTTTCCTCTCGCCTCCCCCGTCGGCAAGTCCATCCGCGTCCGCGGCTTCTACTACCGCGTGCTCGGCATCATCGAGGATGAAAGCCAGCGCTCCACCGGGGAGAACTCCGGCAGCAACAACAAATCCTCCAACAGCAACAGCCTCGCCCAGCTCATCATCCCCTTCTACACACTGATGGACCAGTACGGCGACACCTTCTTCCGCTTCCGCAGCGGCAGCTTCGAGGCCGAGAAGGTCGAGTTCCACGACGCCATCGTCCGCGTGAATGACGTGAACGCCGTCGTCACCCGTGCCGACGCCATCCGCCACCTCCTCGCCCGGAACCACCCCAACGAGGACTACCGCGTCACCGTCCCCATCGAGCTCCTCCGCCAGGCCGAGCGCACCAAGCGCATCTTCAGCATCGTGCTCGGCAGCATCGCCGCCATCTCCCTCCTCGTCGGCGGCATCGGCATCATGAACATCATGCTCGCCAGCGTCACCGAGCGCACCCGCGAGATCGGCATCCGCCGCGCCCTCGGCGCCCGGCAGACAGACATCGTCCTCCAGTTCCTCATCGAGACCGTCCTCCTCGCCGGCGCCGGCGGCGTCATCGGCGTCATCCTCGGCCTCGGCATTCCCATCGCCATCAGCCACTTCGCCGGCGTCACCACCGTCATCAAGGCGTGGGCCCCCACCCTCGCGTTTTCCATCTCCGTCATCACCGGCATCGCCTTCGGCATCTACCCCGCCATGCGCGCCGCGAAGATGAACCCCGTGGAAGCCCTGCGGCATGAGTAG
- a CDS encoding ABC transporter ATP-binding protein, with protein sequence MTQPIIELRDIRKSYQMGDTVSQVLQGVSLTIYPGEYVCIMGPSGCGKSTLLNVLGCLDQPSSGHYFLGGEDVARLNDDDLSKARCRNLGFIFQSYNLIQQLTVLENIEVPLYYKGVPEQESREIAIRLASQVGLSHRLHHRPTELSGGQQQRVAIARSLANDPLVILADEATGNLDSKSGQEILGIFDDLNKAGKTMVFVTHDERMVGRCTRVIRLKDGEVDRDERGAAADRYTGITGTSVRPHATDSSAPDHTAEGAAATLVHQPVLS encoded by the coding sequence ATGACGCAGCCCATCATCGAACTCCGCGACATCCGCAAATCCTACCAGATGGGGGATACGGTCTCGCAGGTGCTCCAGGGCGTCAGCCTCACCATCTACCCCGGGGAGTACGTCTGCATCATGGGCCCCTCCGGCTGCGGGAAGTCCACCCTCCTCAACGTCCTCGGCTGCCTCGACCAGCCCTCCAGCGGCCATTATTTCCTCGGCGGGGAGGACGTCGCCCGGCTCAATGATGACGACCTCTCCAAGGCCCGCTGCCGGAACCTCGGCTTCATCTTCCAGAGCTACAACCTCATCCAGCAGCTCACCGTGCTGGAGAACATCGAGGTCCCCCTCTACTACAAGGGCGTGCCCGAGCAGGAGAGCCGGGAGATCGCCATCCGCCTCGCCTCCCAGGTCGGCCTCAGCCATCGTCTGCATCACCGCCCCACTGAGCTCAGCGGCGGCCAGCAGCAGCGCGTCGCCATCGCCCGCTCCCTGGCCAATGACCCTCTCGTCATCCTCGCGGATGAAGCCACCGGCAACCTCGACTCCAAGTCCGGCCAGGAGATCCTCGGCATCTTTGACGACCTCAACAAGGCCGGCAAGACCATGGTCTTCGTCACCCATGACGAGCGCATGGTCGGCCGCTGCACCCGCGTCATCCGCCTGAAGGATGGCGAGGTGGACCGCGACGAGCGCGGCGCCGCCGCTGATCGCTACACCGGCATCACCGGCACCTCCGTCCGCCCCCACGCCACAGACTCCAGCGCGCCAGACCACACCGCAGAGGGGGCCGCCGCCACCCTCGTGCACCAGCCCGTACTTTCCTAA